The following proteins are encoded in a genomic region of Phoenix dactylifera cultivar Barhee BC4 unplaced genomic scaffold, palm_55x_up_171113_PBpolish2nd_filt_p 000383F, whole genome shotgun sequence:
- the LOC103697964 gene encoding pentatricopeptide repeat-containing protein At1g80270, mitochondrial-like, whose product MWALRRAANPTRGHSHCIAISGICFAKSDGPSSILREWHHEKDCDISGSYILPKSFSHGPSISANLFIWSRNLSSQAGAKSSDREDDLEDGFSDLEVPPETDKVGKIVDKEDDELMSEGETSEEDPDEASANSLRLSDTESDRNVEKGSRRKSLTSPLFKILMESPRQTVNSVLDKWVGEGNPLGRGEISIAMLNLRKWQFYAKALQFIEWLEANKRIEPVERDYASHLDLVAKVHGLQKAEKYIEKIPESFRGEVIYRTLLANCVAAVNVKKAEEVFNKIRDLGFPITTFACNQLLLLYKRVDRKKIADVLLMMEKENVKPSLFTYRLLIDTKGRANDISGMEQIIETMKGEGVEPDLLIQAMVAKHYIFAGLNEKAEATLKGMEGDDIKENRAACKALLPLYAALGKADDVGRVWKACEAHPRLEECLAAIEAWGKLGQIENAEEVFENMLKTWKRLSSKYYNALLKVYANHKLLSKGKELAKRMSDNGCKIGPLTWDALVKLYVEAGEVEKADSILQKAAQQNQIKPLYSSYMAVLDQYSKRGDIHNAEKIFHRLRHIGYVGRMRQYQSLLQAYINAKTPAYGFRERMKADNMFPNKPVAAQLAAVDAFKKTQISDLLD is encoded by the exons ATGTGGGCGCTCCGCAGAGCCGCAAACCCTACGAG GGGTCATAGTCACTGCATTGCTATTTCTGGTATCTGCTTTGCTAAGTCGGATGGACCAAGTAGTATCTTAAGGGAATGGCATCATGAGAAAGATTGTGACATTTCTGGAAGCTACATTCTTCCAAAGTCATTTTCCCATGGGCCCTCAATTTCTGCAAATTTGTTCATCTGGAGTCGAAATCTTTCTTCTCAAGCTGGAGCAAAATCCAGTGATCGAGAGGATGATTTAGAGGATGGCTTTTCTGATCTAGAGGTACCTCCCGAAACTGATAAAGTGGGAAAAATTGTGGACAAAGAGGATGATGAGTTAATGTCTGAAGGGGAAACCTCAGAAGAAGATCCAGATGAAGCTTCTGCTAATTCACTTCGGTTGTCAGATACCGAATCAGATCGAAATGTTGaaaagggatcaaggaggaagAGCTTAACATCTCCACTTTTCAAGATTTTAATGGAATCTCCTCGCCAAACAGTTAACAGCGTTCTTGATAAATGGGTTGGAGAAGGTAACCCTTTAGGCCGGGGTGAGATCTCTATTGCTATGCTTAATCTTCGAAAGTGGCAGTTTTATGCAAAAGCCCTACAG TTCATTGAGTGGCTGGAGGCAAATAAACGTATTGAACCTGTAGAGCGTGATTATGCTTCTCATCTAGATTTGGTTGCTAAAGTACATGGTCTTCAAAAGGCTGAAAAGTACATTGAGAAGATTCCAGAGTCCTTTAGGGGTGAGGTAATCTATAGAACTCTTCTGGCTAACTGTGTTGCTGCCGTCAATGTTAAGAAAGCAGAGGAAGTGTTCAACAAAATTAGGGATCTTGGTTTTCCCATTACAACCTTCGCTTGCAATCAACTGCTGCTGCTTTATAAAAGGGTAGACCGAAAGAAAATAGCTGATGTTCTCTTGATGATGGAAAAGGAAAATGTCAAGCCCTCTCTCTTCACGTACAGGCTTTTGATAGACACCAAAGGCCGTGCCAATGATATATCAGGTATGGAACAAATTATAGAGACGATGAAGGGCGAAGGCGTCGAGCCTGATTTGCTGATCCAAGCCATGGTTGCAAAGCACTACATCTTTGCAGGCCTCAACGAGAAAGCAGAAGCAACTCTGAAGGGGATGGAAGGTGATGACATCAAGGAGAACCGTGCCGCTTGCAAGGCTCTTCTTCCTCTGTATGCTGCTCTGGGTAAAGCAGATGATGTGGGGAGGGTTTGGAAGGCGTGTGAGGCTCATCCTCGTTTGGAGGAGTGTTTAGCTGCTATAGAGGCTTGGGGCAAGCTCGGGCAGATTGAAAATGCAGAGGAAGTCTTCGAGAACATGTTGAAGACATGGAAGAGGCTATCTTCGAAGTATTACAATGCTTTGTTAAAGGTTTATGCGAACCATAAGCTTCTCTCCAAGGGGAAGGAATTAGCAAAGAGGATGTCGGATAATGGCTGCAAAATTGGTCCTCTGACTTGGGATGCGCTTGTGAAGCTCTACGTGGAGGCTGGGGAGGTGGAAAAAGCAGATTCAATATTGCAGAAAGCAGCGCAGCAGAATCAGATAAAGCCTCTTTACAGTTCATACATGGCTGTCTTGGATCAGTATTCAAAGAGGGGAGACATTCATAATGCTGAGAAGATATTTCACAGGTTGAGGCATATTGGTTATGTTGGTAGGATGAGGCAGTACCAATCATTGCTCCAGGCCTACATAAATGCCAAGACTCCAGCATATGGATTTAGGGAGAGGATGAAAGCTGATAACATGTTCCCGAACAAGCCTGTGGCAGCACAACTGGCAGCTGTTGATGCATTTAAGAAGACTCAAATTTCGGATTTGCTTGATTAA